The DNA region GGGTGGCTGGGGTCGGAGACGTCAGCCGGAGCCCCCAGCAGGGGCTCGAACTACCCACGCCTCTCAGTGGCGACCGCCTGGGGGCTCCGGCTTCGCCTGCGACCTCAGGCACTCGGCGCTCCGTTGCATCTGATGGTTCGACTTACTTCGCGTGTTCCGAGGTCGTGTACGGCGACAAACCGTCGATCGTTTTCCAGGCATGCATAAAACTCAGAATGCCGTTGATTGCACCGTCGGGCAATTTCTCAGTCCGCGCAAAATACTCGAATGTGTACGGCGAGGTCCGCACATCGATGTTTAGTTTCGGGGAAGTGATGGAAACGATTTCGACGTCGTCAACGCAAAACGGAATCGCAGCCAACCCATTCAAGTCAATTCCCCGAATCGCGTTGACTATCTCATCGACTTGCGAATCGGTAATCGTCGTGGTTCGCAGCTCTCGCTTCCGTCTGTGATGCGGAGTGTACCAGTTTATGTCTTGCTGTACCGATCCATCGAGGTAGACCGACGTCTCCCACGAAGTAAGATCGTCGGCGAACCCAGGATGAAAATGCGCGCTTACGGCAAGCGAATCCGAATACTGACGCTCCGAAGTGACGCGTTCCATCTGCTTGAAGCATGGCATACAGAGTCCACCCGTTTCCATCGTGGTGGAAAGCAAGATCTCCGCATCGCATTCAGTGCAGCGCGCTTTTTCGATGGTTGGATCCATTCAATTGGGCAAACTTGTTTGTAGAATGACCAACGTAACGCCTGTAGGCTACAAGATGGTCAACGTAACGGGCAGGCGGGCGAACCTCGTAAGTCCGTAGTGCAGGTGGTCCCACCGGCGAGGCGCCCTTGGCCACGGCGAGGTTCTTCAAGGCCGGCGGTTCACCTACCTTTCGGGCCAGCGTTCGGTTGCGTGCTGTGGGCGTTAACGGTAGGTGAATCCGACGGCGTTGGTAAAGGATCCAGTGGCACGCACGACCACCTGTTCTACATGGCTATCGCGCCATACCTGGTTCTTTCGATCGCGGATACGGCGCTTCAACGACAACATTTGGCAGTTCGGATTCTAGCCTCGCGATCCACTCGTCTTCCATCATGTGCTCAATCCGCACTTTCTTCAGTTGCGGAAACTCTTTCAGTATCAGGAAATCTTCTGGGAGCAGATCGGGCATTTCGAACTGGAGATCGTCAATCGGAAGCGATCGTGCGGCCAAGAGCAACTCCTTGGTTCCGTTCGTGCAATAAAATGTCATCGAGGTGACGTTCTTAAGTTTCGAGACGGACGGTGCGTCAGCAGGGTCAATGTCACTCATGAAAAAATCGACATTGGTAACCCGTCGTCGACAGTCTGGATCATTTGCCAGCATGGGAAGAAGTTTGGAATCCATCACAGATGCTCTTGTGCTCCCTCGTTTGACGAGGTCAAACGATTTCTGTCGCCGTTCTGCTTGCTGTCGCTGAGCGTGTAGGTGCGCTTGCTGCCGCGCGGATTTGATCGCGAACGTCAAACCGACGATGGCAATACAGACAATGCTTACAACGACGACGACGCGAAGCATAGGGCTGCGCTTGCGATTGTCCTCAGCGGCGGTCATATCGGATTGCTCGCGAACGATTGGGGTAACGGGGGGCTAGGAGAAGAGCTTGACTTCAGAACCGACTGCGCCGAGGCCTCCCGTTCACAGATTTGTTGCGTGGCGAGTTCTTATCCGGCGTTGTTTCAATTGTCGAGGGGTCGCAAAACCAGTTCCCGCATTCCGTCATAAATCCTGTTCGTCGATGATGTAGATGACGAATTCGTTGGCCAGAGGTTTCTTCCACATGATTCGAAGGCATTTTGGGCACTCGTAAAGCAGGCCGACATTTGAGGCGATTAGCTGCGTGTGCTTTTGATGCGTGTCCGTTGAGAACGGCGTTTGAGTCTCATCGAGTGTTTGGAGTGCAATCTCTGCGTCGAGCACGTCGTCGAACGACGTGTCCGGAATGGTTTGCCAACCATCATCCGGGATCGGCGACAAGTTGTGAACGTATCCGCACGGACAAAGAAGCTTTGGCACTCAATGTTCCTTTAGCCACGTAACTTAGTACTAGCCAGAAAGGTTCTGCATCAGCCCGGTTTACACAACGTTGCTCAAGATAGGCCTCCGGCGCTGGCAGGTCCAGGCAATCTGCTACGGCCTGAAACGCCAATGCACGCTCCGCCCCAAGAACTGCCGCCATCGCCCATCCCTTCCCCCCTCCGCGTCTCTGCGCCTCTGCGAGAGACTTCGTCCGTGCCTCTCACCCCCGCGATAAAGTCACCACCACCCCCTTGAACGCCGGGGTTCGGCTTTGGGGGTCGACCTCGCGGCCTACCAGCACGTTGGCTTCGGGGTAGTACATCGCGGCGTTGCCGGGGCGGAGTTGTTGGAACTCGATGGCCGTGACCAGGTCCATCTTGCCGGCGGGGCCGTGGACGGTGACCTGGTCGCCGGCGGAGTAGCCGAGGCGGCGCAGGTCGTCGGGCGCGATTAAGATCACGCGGCGGCCGTCGACGCCGCGGTACAGGTCGTGGTCTTCGTAGACGACGGTGTTGAACTGCCCCTCGCTGCGGATGGTCATCACGCGCAATTCGCCGGGGGCTTGGCCCTTGAGCTCGGGGAGCGTGTGGGGGTGCAGGCGGGCGCGGCCGTCGGGGGTGGGGAACTTGGGGGTGTGGAAGGTGCGGCCGGGGATCTGGAACTCTTGTTTGGTTTGGGCGATGTCGGCCAGCGATTCGAAGCCGGGGACGATCTTGCCGATGGCGGCTTGCACTTTTCCTGTGTCGCGCATCGCGGGCCAGTCGACCGCGGCAAGGTTCTTGTTGGCGGCTTGGCGTGTGGCGACGCGGGCGGCTAGGTCGGCGATCACTTCGACCTCGCTACGGGGGCCTGCGAGGCGGCGTGGGCCGCCGTCGCTGACGCGGACGTAGTTGAACATCGACTCCTGCGTGGTGGGGTGGGGCTCTTCGTCGCGGGCCAGCACGGGGAGGATCACTGTCTCGCGGGCCAGGCCGTGGGCGTGGCCCGTGTTGAGGGTGGTGCTGAGGTAGGTGATCTGGTCGAGGTTTTCCAGCGCGCGGCGGGCGTACGCGGCGTCGGGGTTCGAGCCGTAGAGGTTGCCCCCTAGGCAGAGGCCGGCGCGGACGCGGCCCGCGATGGCGGCGTCCATGCAGGCCATCGTATCGAGGCCCGGCGTGGTGGGGAGCGTGACCCCCAGGTGCGACTGGAGCCGGTCGAACACCGCCTGCCGGAGCAGCGGCGTGACGCCCATCGAGCCGATCCCTTGCACGTTGGAGTGCCCGCGGATGGGCATCAGCCCCGCGCCGGGGCGGCCGACCATGCCGCGTACGAGCGCCAGGTTGGCGATCGCCTGAACGTTGAGAACGCCGTGGGCGTGGTGGGTGATGCCCATCGTCCAGCTAAAGACGGCGCGTTTGGATGCAGCGTACGCCTGGGCGGCCTGGTCGAGTTGTTCTTTGGGGACGCCGCTCTTGGCGGTGATTTCTTCCCAGGGGGTCGCTTCTAGCGATGCGCGGAGCTCGGGCCACCCGCTGGTGTGCGCGGCGAGGAAGGCTTCGTCTTGGGCGCCGAGCTCGACGACGCGTTTGGCGACGCCGGTCAGCAGCGCTAGGTCGCCGCCGATGTGGGGCTGGACGTACTGGCTGGCGATCTTGCTGCCGAACACCAAGCTCCAGGGGTCGCTGGGGACGCTGAAGTTGACCAGCCCCGTCTCGACCAGCGGGTTGACGACGATCACCTGCCCGCCGCGGCGGCGGACCTGCATCAGCGTGCGCATCAGCCGCGGGTGATTGGACGCGGGGTTGCCGCCGATCACAAACACCAGGTCGGCCGTGTCGAGGTCTTCCAGCGTGATCGTGGCGGTCCCGGAGCCGGTAGCGCTGGTGAGCCCCACGCCGCTGGCTTGGTGGCAGTAGTAGCTGCAGTTGTTCACGTTGTTCGTGCCCAGCAGCCGGGCGAAGAGCTGCAGCAAGAAGCCCGCCTCGTTGCTGCTGCGTCCGCTGAAGTACCAGAAGGTCTCGTCGGCGGGGAGCGACGCGAGCGTGTCCGCTACACGATCGAGCGCCTCGTCCCATCCCAGCGGCGCATAGCGCCCCGACTCGGCAGTGAATAGCACCGGCTCGACGAGCCGGCCCGAATGCTCCAGCTCGCGCGGCGACATGGCGCGCATCTCGCGGGCCGCAAACCGCCCCCAAAACTCGGGCTTGACCGCGCCCTGCATGTCGGCGGCCATGGCTTGCAGCGACTTCTTGCATACCTCGGGGAAGGCGCCCTGCTCGTTGACCATTCCCCCCTTTTGGCCCCCCATCCCCAGGGCGCAGGTCTTGCACGCATTACGGGCGCGCATCGCCTTCCACAGCTTGCGGATGCCGCCTACCTCGCGGGCCTTACGCCACGTGTACCACACCGCGGGCCAGCCGCCGCCGGTTTTGACCTTGCGCATGGGGATGAGCCGGAAGGGTTAACCACGGAGCCACGGAGGGCACAGAGACGGACGGAGAAGAAAGGACGAAAGTAGCCGCCGATACGCGCGGATGAACGCAGATTAGATCTAGAGTAGCAAAAAGTGTTGGGGACGGCCCTGGATCGATGGGCAAGTCACTCTGAGATTCGCAACCCTTAATCCGACATCAGAACTGATCTGCGTTCATCCGCGCTTATCGGCGGCTCCCTTCTCTGCTTCCGTCTCTGTGTCCTCGGTGGCTCTGTGGTGAATCGTCTTGGACTCTCGCTCCCGGCCGTCCAGCAGGCAGCTCACGTTCACGTCTCCCAGCACGTTGATGGTGGTGCGGCAGCGGTCGAGGAACCAGTCTACCGTGAGCAGCAGGGCGATGTGCTCGATGGGGAGGCCCACGGCGCCGAAGACCAGGGTCATGGTCACCAGGCCCGCCTCGGGGATGCCGGCGGCGCCGACCGAGGCGACGATCGACGTGAGCACTACCATCAACTGCTGGAGCGGCGTGAGGTTCATGCCGATGCCTTGCGCGACGAACAGCGCGGCCATCGCCTCGTACAGCGCGGTGCCGTCGTTGTTGAAATTGGCGCCCACTAGGGCGCCCATGCTGGCCGATTCTTCGCGGAGGCCGACCTTGTTCACCAGGCAGTCGTAGGTGACCGGCATCGTGGCGGTGCTGCTGTCGGTGCTGAAGGCCATCACCAGCGCGTCCCGCATGCCCGCCAGCACGTACAGCGGCCGCGGCCAGCTAAACAAGCGGATGCGCACCATGTACCACACGGTTTGCAGCACTAGCGCAATAAGCACCGCCACCACGAAGTAGCCCAGCGACTGGAAGGCCGCGAACCCGCGGACGCCGATCACGTTGGCCACGATACAGAACACGCCGATGGGCACGAGCTGGATGATCCAGTGCAGCATCACCAGCAGCGCCTCGTAGGCGATCTCCACCGCCTCCTGCACGTTGGTGAGCGGCTTCTCCTTGAGCCCGCGGAGGGCGATGCCGAACGCCACGGCGATGATGATCACGCCGATGATGTTCTGCTTGTCGCCCAGCGGGCCGAGGATGCTCTTGGGGACGTTGGCCACCAGCAGCGCGAAGGGGTCGGGGCCTTCTTGTTCGGCGCCTTCGGCCGCGGGGCCGGCCAGGTTGGCGCCCTCGCCGGGCCGCATCAGGTTGGCGACCGACAGGCCGATGACGATCGCGACCGTGGTGTTCAGCAGCAGCAGCCCGCCGAGGCGTGCGGCGGTGCGGCCTTTGATCTCGGAGGTCATCAGCACGTGCGTGACCGCCACCAGGATCAGCGGCGGCGCTAGCGCGCCGAGCAGTTGCAGGATCACCTGGCTAGGGATCTCGAGGAAGGCGGCGCGCTCTCCCAGCAGCATGCCCGCGACGAGGCCCAGCGCCAGCGCGATGAGGATGCGCAGGTAGAGCGGGATGGCGTTCCAGCGGGCGATGGGAGAGGGGCTCATAGGTGGCAGGTCCCGGTAGCGTCGCGCGGTGCTGGTATTTAAGTCTCAATGACCAAGCCTAAATGACCAATCCGCGCAAGCGAGCGCCCTGCGCGGTTTGATCATTTAGGCTTGGTCATCGGTCATTCATTGAGGCTTCGTCATTGGCGGGTCATTCTACACCCCCTTTCGCGCCGCTGCGCCTCCGCGCGAGCCGCTTCGCTCACAGGCAGGCTTCGGCTTGGTCGCACCCCGGGCCGACGCCGTGCTCGATTTGCACCGTCATGTGGTCGATGCCGAAGCGGTCGTGCAGGTCGTGCTTGAGCTGGTGGAGGAAGGGGTCGGTCCGCTCCAGGTCGGGGGTCACCAGGTGGACGGTCAGGGCGTTCTGGGTGGTGCTCATGGCCCAGATGTGCAGGTCGTGGATCGACGCGACGCCGTCGACCTGAGCAAGGAAACGGGCGACCTCGACCGGGTCGATCCCCTGCGGGACGGCCTGGATCGACAGGTTGACCGATTCCTTCAGCAGCCCCCAGGTAGCAAAGAACACCACCGCGGCCACCAGCAGGCTGGTGACGGGGTCGATCCATTGGGCGCCGGTGTACCAGATGGCCAGCCCGGCGATCACGACGCCCAGCGACACCGCGGCGTCGGCCGCCATGTGCAGCAGGGCGCCGCGGAGGTTGAGGTCGTGCTTGCTGCCGGCGACAAACAGCAACGCGGTGACGGTGTTGACGACCACCCCCACCAGGGCCACCACGGCGATGGTGGGCCCGCCGACCGGCGCGGGCGTGATGAGCCGCTGAACGGCCTCGAGCACGATGGCGCCCACGGCTGCCAGCAGGATCAGCGCGTTAAACAGCGCGGCCAGGATGGTGGAGCCCCCCCAGCCGTAGGTGTGGCGGGTGGTGGGGGTGAAGCGGGAGAGGGCGTGCCCCCCCCACGCCAGCAGCAGGCCGACCACGTCGCTGAGGTTGTGCCCGGCGTCTGACAGCAGGGCCAGCGACCCGTTCCAGAAGCCAAACCCCGCCTCCACGGCCACGTACGCCAGGTTCAGCCCAATGCCGATGGCGAACACCCGTCCGTAGTTGACGGTGGTTTGGTGGTGCGAGTGGTTGTGGGCCATGGGGAAGAGTGTAGGTGGTGTGTGGCCGGTGGTCAGTGGTCAGTTGCGGACCGCGTGGGATTGGCGCCTGAACGCTCAACGCTCAACGGGCGACGGGCGACGGCCCAACCACTGCTATCGCCGGCGTGGGGGTTTGGGTGGTGTTTGCCGGTTTTTTCGACGGATTGGGTTAGGCGGGGCGTGCCGGCGTTCCGATAGAGCTTGCAGACGCGGCCCTGCGCCCCCGGCGCGGCGGCCCACGAATACTCCTGAGAACGCTACGGACTTGCCTGTCATGGACGAACTTCTCTGCAAGCGGACCCTCGCCTCCTCGCTGCTCTCGCTGGCCATCGCCGCGGCCTCGGTCGCCTCGGCCGACGACGGGGTGGTGTACGTGGGCGACCTCACCGCCGCCCAGGCCAGCAGCCCCAAGCTGCCGACCCTCGGCGCCCAGAGCCGCCAGGGGGGGGCCCGTCCCACGTTGTTCGCCCAGCCATCGGCCGGCGCGGCCGGGCGGCCGCAGCCGAGCGGGGTTCCGACGCAGCAGCCGCAGCAGGCGGCCGAGGCCAAGCCCAAGGGGCTGTTCGCCCGGCTGGGGTGGTTCGGCAGCGAGCCAGCAGCGCCGCAGCAGCCCGTGCAGATCAGCCCGCGGGTCGACCCGCGGGTGCAGCCCGCCCAGTACACCCGCAACGAACGCTCGCCCGCCGTGCAGACGCGCCGCGGCGACCAGCGGACGGGCCTATTGAGCGGGTTGTTCTCCGACGATTCCGACAAGGCGCCGTCGATGCCCAAGCAGCAGCAGCGGCAGATGCCGCCTTCGATCAGCAAGCAGCAGCTCGCCCACGAGCCGCTGGCGCAGCAGTCGTCTGCGGGACGCCCCTCGGCTTCGCTGGCCGAATCGACCGGTCGCCCCGCGGGGCTGCCGATGCCGATGCCCACCGGCCGACCGGCCGCGAACGCGTCGGCCGACAGCGGCATCGTGTTCGCTTCGGACAGCCCGAAGCCTATCGCGGTTGCTCAGCCGGCCGCAGAGCCCGAGGCGGTGTTCATCACCGACACGCCGGCGCCGGTCGCCCAACGCGCCGCCCAGCCGGCCAGCCAGCCGGAGGCCAAGCCGGCCATCGCCGCGGCGGACCTGCTGCCCAAGCGGCTCTCGCCTCCTAGCTACCTCGACAACACGCCGGCCACTACGGTGAAGGTGGTCTCTCCGACCCAGCCGGCGCCAACCGCCAGCTCGCCGCAGCAGCCCAAGCCGCTGGTGATGGCCCAACCGGCCGCGACGCCCACCGCGCCTACCGGCACGCCGACCGCCGGGGCGATCAACAACGCCTTCGTGCTCAGCCCGCCGCAGGCGACGCTGTCAGAACAGACCCCCCCGGCCCACGTGGCCGTGGCGGCCGCGCCCCAGGCCGGCCCGGTTGTGAAGCCGGCCGACGAGATGCCGGCGCCGCGTGAGTTCAACCGCCCGGCGATCGTGCTCCCCAACCCGGTGGCCGTTCAGGCCCCCGTGCAGCAGCAACCCAGCGACCGCGCCGCGGACCTGCTGACCGAAGCAAACGCCGTGGCCCAGCGTGCGGTGAACGAGGCGGAGCTGACCGAGGTGGTGCAGCGTTGCCGCCACGTGCTGGCGATCGACCACTCCGAGGTCGCGGTGAAGTACAGCAACGAGCTGGCCGCCTGGGCCCTGAACAAGCGGGGCGAGCTGCGGGCCGACGCCGGCCAGGGCGACCTGGCGATGAACGACTTTGAAGACGCTCTGCGGATGGACACGGCCGGGTGGCGGCCGCTGCACAACCGCGGGGTGCTGCTGGCCCAGCAGGGCGCCTACGCCGAGGCGTTCGAGGCCTTCAACCGCACGATCAGCCTCAACAATAACTTCGCCAAGGCGTTCAGCAACCGGGCCGCGTTGTACGTGCAGGCCGGCGACCTTGGCGCCGCGCTGCGTGACTTCCAGCGGGCGATCGAGATCGACCCCGACCTGGCCGTCGCCCACAAGGGGCGCGGACGCGTCTGCCACATGCTGGGGAAGATGGACGAGGCCCTGCAGCACCTCGACGCCGCGATGATGCTCACGCCCGGCGACGCCCAGGTAGCCAGCAGCCGCGCCGACCTGCTGATGGACATGGGGCGCTACGCCCAAGCGATCGAGGGGTACCGCCAGTCGATCGCGCTCGACCAGACGCTGCCCACCCCGTACCGCAACCTGGCGTGGCTCGAGGCGACCTGCCCCGACCCCGCGCACCGCAACGGCGCCGAGGCCGTGGCCCACGCTCAGCGGGCCATCGAGCTGTCGGCCGAAGTAGACGACATCAGCCTCGACACGCTGGCCGCCGCTCAGGCCGCGGCGGGCGACTACGAGGGCGCCGTCCAGACGCTGGGCCAAGCGATCGTGATCGCCCCGGCGGCCGACGCGGAGGGCTACTCCCAGCGGCTGGCCCTCTACAAGTCGGGCCAGTGCTTCACCACCGAACCGGTGGCGCCGGTCAAGACCGCGTCGTACCTGCGGTAGCACCAGAGAGCAGCGACAAGACAGAAGCGTTTTCGCGGCGCCCGCCAAAGGCGGGCTGGGGAGGGGGGATCCGGGGCCCGGTCGCTTGCGACCGGGCCCTTTGTTTTGTTGGTGAGTCGTGAATAGTGAGTAGTGAAATGGGACAACCCCGATCACCCATCCGCCACTCACCCATTACGATTCACCACTCACCCACCACCATGTTCCGCGTCTCCCTCGATTGCTTCCACGGCCCCGTCGACCTGCTGCTGCACCTGGTGCGGCGGCAGGAGCTTGACGTGAACGACGTGCCGATCGCGGGGCTGATCGATCAGTTCCTGGCGCATGTTGAGGTGCTGGAGGTGATCGACATGGAGATGGCGGGCGAGTTCCTCGACCTGGCCAGCGTGCTGATCGAGATCAAGTCGCGCAGCGTGCTGCCGACCGAGGCAGAGTCCGAAGAGCAGCCGATCGAAACGGTGGACGAGGGACGCGCCAACCTGGTCCGCCGGCTGCTGGAGTACCAGAAGTACCGCGAGGCGGCCCGCGAGCTCGAGGCCCGCAGCACGCAGTGGGGCGACCGCTTCGCCCGCCAGGCCAACGACCTGACCGGCCGCACCAT from Pirellulimonas nuda includes:
- a CDS encoding FdhF/YdeP family oxidoreductase, with translation MRKVKTGGGWPAVWYTWRKAREVGGIRKLWKAMRARNACKTCALGMGGQKGGMVNEQGAFPEVCKKSLQAMAADMQGAVKPEFWGRFAAREMRAMSPRELEHSGRLVEPVLFTAESGRYAPLGWDEALDRVADTLASLPADETFWYFSGRSSNEAGFLLQLFARLLGTNNVNNCSYYCHQASGVGLTSATGSGTATITLEDLDTADLVFVIGGNPASNHPRLMRTLMQVRRRGGQVIVVNPLVETGLVNFSVPSDPWSLVFGSKIASQYVQPHIGGDLALLTGVAKRVVELGAQDEAFLAAHTSGWPELRASLEATPWEEITAKSGVPKEQLDQAAQAYAASKRAVFSWTMGITHHAHGVLNVQAIANLALVRGMVGRPGAGLMPIRGHSNVQGIGSMGVTPLLRQAVFDRLQSHLGVTLPTTPGLDTMACMDAAIAGRVRAGLCLGGNLYGSNPDAAYARRALENLDQITYLSTTLNTGHAHGLARETVILPVLARDEEPHPTTQESMFNYVRVSDGGPRRLAGPRSEVEVIADLAARVATRQAANKNLAAVDWPAMRDTGKVQAAIGKIVPGFESLADIAQTKQEFQIPGRTFHTPKFPTPDGRARLHPHTLPELKGQAPGELRVMTIRSEGQFNTVVYEDHDLYRGVDGRRVILIAPDDLRRLGYSAGDQVTVHGPAGKMDLVTAIEFQQLRPGNAAMYYPEANVLVGREVDPQSRTPAFKGVVVTLSRG
- a CDS encoding dicarboxylate/amino acid:cation symporter → MSPSPIARWNAIPLYLRILIALALGLVAGMLLGERAAFLEIPSQVILQLLGALAPPLILVAVTHVLMTSEIKGRTAARLGGLLLLNTTVAIVIGLSVANLMRPGEGANLAGPAAEGAEQEGPDPFALLVANVPKSILGPLGDKQNIIGVIIIAVAFGIALRGLKEKPLTNVQEAVEIAYEALLVMLHWIIQLVPIGVFCIVANVIGVRGFAAFQSLGYFVVAVLIALVLQTVWYMVRIRLFSWPRPLYVLAGMRDALVMAFSTDSSTATMPVTYDCLVNKVGLREESASMGALVGANFNNDGTALYEAMAALFVAQGIGMNLTPLQQLMVVLTSIVASVGAAGIPEAGLVTMTLVFGAVGLPIEHIALLLTVDWFLDRCRTTINVLGDVNVSCLLDGRERESKTIHHRATEDTETEAEKGAADKRG
- a CDS encoding cation diffusion facilitator family transporter, with translation MAHNHSHHQTTVNYGRVFAIGIGLNLAYVAVEAGFGFWNGSLALLSDAGHNLSDVVGLLLAWGGHALSRFTPTTRHTYGWGGSTILAALFNALILLAAVGAIVLEAVQRLITPAPVGGPTIAVVALVGVVVNTVTALLFVAGSKHDLNLRGALLHMAADAAVSLGVVIAGLAIWYTGAQWIDPVTSLLVAAVVFFATWGLLKESVNLSIQAVPQGIDPVEVARFLAQVDGVASIHDLHIWAMSTTQNALTVHLVTPDLERTDPFLHQLKHDLHDRFGIDHMTVQIEHGVGPGCDQAEACL
- a CDS encoding tetratricopeptide repeat protein, encoding MDELLCKRTLASSLLSLAIAAASVASADDGVVYVGDLTAAQASSPKLPTLGAQSRQGGARPTLFAQPSAGAAGRPQPSGVPTQQPQQAAEAKPKGLFARLGWFGSEPAAPQQPVQISPRVDPRVQPAQYTRNERSPAVQTRRGDQRTGLLSGLFSDDSDKAPSMPKQQQRQMPPSISKQQLAHEPLAQQSSAGRPSASLAESTGRPAGLPMPMPTGRPAANASADSGIVFASDSPKPIAVAQPAAEPEAVFITDTPAPVAQRAAQPASQPEAKPAIAAADLLPKRLSPPSYLDNTPATTVKVVSPTQPAPTASSPQQPKPLVMAQPAATPTAPTGTPTAGAINNAFVLSPPQATLSEQTPPAHVAVAAAPQAGPVVKPADEMPAPREFNRPAIVLPNPVAVQAPVQQQPSDRAADLLTEANAVAQRAVNEAELTEVVQRCRHVLAIDHSEVAVKYSNELAAWALNKRGELRADAGQGDLAMNDFEDALRMDTAGWRPLHNRGVLLAQQGAYAEAFEAFNRTISLNNNFAKAFSNRAALYVQAGDLGAALRDFQRAIEIDPDLAVAHKGRGRVCHMLGKMDEALQHLDAAMMLTPGDAQVASSRADLLMDMGRYAQAIEGYRQSIALDQTLPTPYRNLAWLEATCPDPAHRNGAEAVAHAQRAIELSAEVDDISLDTLAAAQAAAGDYEGAVQTLGQAIVIAPAADAEGYSQRLALYKSGQCFTTEPVAPVKTASYLR
- a CDS encoding segregation and condensation protein A, with the translated sequence MFRVSLDCFHGPVDLLLHLVRRQELDVNDVPIAGLIDQFLAHVEVLEVIDMEMAGEFLDLASVLIEIKSRSVLPTEAESEEQPIETVDEGRANLVRRLLEYQKYREAARELEARSTQWGDRFARQANDLTGRTIDPAEQPIHGVELWDLVSALGRVMKARLKAPQPHKIVYDETPIEAFMQRIHQRLTVQPSLAFESLFPERVHKSTLVGMFLAVLELVRRGYARATQPERFGGIHLELGDVPLPEGFAGPTLSLGKTPGPEPVE